One Stigmatella aurantiaca genomic region harbors:
- the ilvA gene encoding threonine ammonia-lyase, which yields MVTLQDILAARERIRGAIRPSPCPASDYFTERTRCSAVAFKMENLQRTGAFKERGALNKLLTLTAEEKARGVVAASAGNHAQGLAYHARRLGVKATIVMPERTPLIKVSRTRDEYEARVVLKGANFDEAYAEALRIQEQENLVFVHPFNDPHVIAGQGTIGLELLEQVPFVDMVLVPIGGGGLISGVACALKETNPRIQVVGVQAASIASMKSSLEAGQVTELAPGATIAEGIAVRKPGDLTFPMVRKYVDEVVTVDEEEIANAILLLLEQEKSVVEGAGAVGLAALVNGHVPRAVGRNVVVLLCGGNIDMNVISRIIERGLVKAGRLVRLEVSMPDRPGMLARLTAQVAEQRANVVEIHHNRAFSKTGLGEAMVGLTLETTGRAHIQELIAALARQGWQATEET from the coding sequence ATGGTGACCCTCCAGGACATTCTCGCGGCGCGGGAGCGCATCCGCGGCGCGATCCGGCCTTCGCCCTGCCCCGCTTCGGACTACTTCACGGAGCGCACGCGGTGCTCGGCCGTCGCGTTCAAGATGGAGAACCTGCAGCGCACCGGCGCCTTCAAGGAGCGCGGGGCGCTCAACAAGCTGCTGACGCTCACGGCCGAGGAGAAGGCGCGCGGCGTCGTCGCGGCCTCGGCCGGCAACCACGCCCAGGGGCTCGCCTACCACGCGCGCCGGTTGGGCGTGAAAGCCACCATCGTCATGCCGGAGCGCACCCCGCTCATCAAGGTGTCCCGCACCCGGGATGAGTACGAGGCGCGCGTGGTGCTCAAGGGCGCCAACTTCGACGAGGCCTACGCCGAGGCGCTCCGCATCCAGGAGCAGGAGAACCTCGTCTTCGTCCACCCGTTCAATGATCCGCACGTCATCGCCGGCCAGGGCACCATCGGGCTGGAGCTGCTGGAGCAGGTGCCCTTCGTGGACATGGTGCTGGTGCCCATCGGCGGCGGCGGGCTCATCTCCGGCGTCGCCTGCGCCCTCAAGGAGACCAACCCCCGCATCCAGGTGGTCGGTGTGCAGGCCGCCTCCATCGCCAGCATGAAGTCCTCGCTGGAGGCAGGCCAGGTGACGGAGCTGGCCCCGGGGGCCACCATCGCGGAGGGCATCGCCGTGCGCAAGCCGGGAGACCTCACCTTCCCCATGGTGCGCAAGTACGTGGACGAAGTGGTCACCGTGGACGAGGAGGAGATCGCCAACGCCATCCTCCTGCTCTTGGAGCAGGAGAAGAGCGTGGTGGAGGGCGCCGGCGCGGTGGGGCTGGCCGCGCTGGTCAACGGCCACGTGCCCCGGGCGGTGGGGCGCAACGTCGTCGTGCTCCTGTGCGGGGGCAACATCGACATGAACGTCATCAGCCGCATCATCGAGCGGGGACTGGTGAAGGCCGGGCGCCTCGTGCGGCTGGAGGTGAGCATGCCGGACCGGCCCGGCATGCTGGCCCGGCTGACGGCGCAGGTGGCCGAGCAGCGGGCCAACGTGGTGGAGATCCACCACAACCGGGCCTTCTCCAAGACGGGCCTGGGCGAGGCCATGGTGGGCCTGACGCTGGAGACCACCGGCCGCGCCCACATCCAGGAGCTGATTGCCGCGC
- a CDS encoding Glu/Leu/Phe/Val family dehydrogenase: MNAIEETNHYFRKAARIMDVGTPIETLLATPLREVKVQVSIEMDSGEIRTFIGYRIQHDNSRGPMKGGLRYHPLLDAAECASMASLMTWKTAVANLPYGGAKGGITCDPSQLSLKELERLTRKYVDQVQDVIGPSRDIPAPDVNTNPQVMAWIMDQYSRYHGHSPAVVTGKPLELYGSKGREAATGRGLLYICREILRDVNLPMKGTRIAIQGFGNVGSHVARLLWEDGAVVVAVSDMLGGVRNPQGLDVASLFEHVQRTGTVTGYGGGQPCSHEEVLAADCEVLIPAALGHAITRENANTVRARLIVEGANGPTSPEADEMLEKRGVLLVPDILANTGGVTVSYFEWVQNLQHLAWEEDRVNAELERTVKESYERVTQIARSRKVSLRTAAFILAIGRVGKATVMRGI, from the coding sequence ATGAACGCCATCGAGGAGACCAACCACTACTTCCGCAAGGCCGCGCGCATCATGGACGTGGGCACGCCCATCGAGACGCTGCTCGCCACGCCGTTGCGCGAGGTGAAGGTGCAGGTCTCCATCGAGATGGACTCCGGGGAGATCCGCACCTTCATTGGCTACCGCATCCAGCACGACAACAGCCGGGGCCCCATGAAGGGCGGCCTGCGCTACCACCCGCTGCTGGACGCGGCCGAGTGCGCCTCCATGGCCTCGCTGATGACGTGGAAGACGGCGGTGGCCAACCTGCCCTACGGCGGCGCCAAGGGCGGCATCACGTGTGACCCCTCCCAGCTCAGCCTCAAGGAGCTGGAGCGCCTGACGCGCAAGTACGTGGACCAGGTGCAGGACGTCATCGGCCCCAGCCGGGACATCCCCGCCCCGGACGTCAACACCAACCCCCAGGTGATGGCGTGGATCATGGACCAGTACTCGCGCTACCACGGCCACTCGCCGGCGGTGGTGACGGGCAAGCCGCTGGAGCTCTACGGCTCCAAGGGCCGCGAGGCCGCCACCGGCCGGGGGCTGCTCTACATCTGCCGGGAAATCCTCCGGGACGTGAACCTGCCGATGAAGGGCACGCGCATCGCCATCCAGGGCTTCGGCAACGTGGGCAGCCACGTGGCCCGGCTGCTCTGGGAGGATGGGGCGGTGGTGGTGGCCGTCTCGGACATGCTGGGCGGGGTGCGCAACCCGCAGGGGCTGGATGTCGCCAGCCTCTTCGAGCACGTGCAGCGCACCGGCACCGTGACGGGCTACGGCGGCGGCCAGCCCTGCTCCCACGAGGAGGTGCTGGCGGCCGACTGCGAGGTGCTCATCCCCGCGGCGCTGGGCCATGCCATCACCCGGGAGAACGCCAACACCGTGCGCGCGCGCCTCATCGTCGAGGGCGCCAACGGGCCCACCTCGCCCGAGGCGGACGAGATGCTGGAGAAGCGGGGAGTCCTTCTGGTGCCGGACATCCTGGCCAACACGGGCGGCGTCACCGTCAGCTACTTCGAGTGGGTGCAGAACCTCCAGCACCTGGCCTGGGAAGAGGACCGGGTCAACGCGGAGCTGGAGCGCACGGTGAAGGAGTCCTACGAGCGCGTGACGCAGATCGCCCGCTCGCGCAAGGTGTCGCTGCGCACCGCGGCGTTCATCCTGGCCATTGGCCGGGTGGGCAAGGCCACGGTGATGCGCGGCATCTAA
- a CDS encoding DEAD/DEAH box helicase: MSDIPQDPNASGTPETEAPGRPAEYVADVSFEDLHLSEPLRRAIAERGYTHPTPVQAKAFKPVMEGRDLIVRSKTGTGKTAAFGLPLLEKIPADERRVRALILCPTRELALQVADELRELGKHKGVKVAAIYGGASMKQQEDALEDGTPIIVGTPGRVFDHIGRGNLKLDGCDHAVLDEADEMLNQGFYEEVTRILDRLPKNRQVLLFSATVPTDIQNLIARYTTDAETLLLSGDVFTVEHIHHIRYDVSDAFPKPRNLIYVLEKTEPPNAIIFCNTRDDTALVTAVLNRNGFDAELLNGDLPQKERERVMGKVKRGEVAFMVATDIAARGIDISGLEYVINYSLPEDPAVYLHRVGRTGRIGNKGTAINLFSGRELATYTTLEKKYGIKFDKQEMPAPEEAMRLWTERHVRELREGASGSIFEGFLPLAAQLKQRPDADDLVAFLLKYFFSHLRMEKAQAAQEPERREAPERKFEGRREGREGREGREGREGRKDRERGRERGERSERERAPRTEHAERHARPPRRDEPRRGSGSSGGSGGASLEPGPGEAKLWVNLGTADGLGPGSIATALEDAGAPVGKVVRAELRPTFAYVFVAEEDCAAFETLNGKQQGTKTLRVEKSRPRSERPEGAARPPPSPDAGPGEVKLWTNLGMDDGLDEAKFTAALEAAGAPAGKVLKALLRPTYGYAYVAEADAPAFEGLNGKLHGEKALKLERHRPRGARDDRRRERREEPPEVPGQTRLWVNLGKQDGLDDAGLTAALEGAGAPAGKMARVELRQTYAYIFVADEDAAGFEATHGKQHGEKTLKLERAKKR, translated from the coding sequence ATGAGCGACATTCCGCAAGACCCGAACGCATCGGGCACCCCTGAGACCGAGGCACCTGGCCGTCCCGCTGAGTACGTCGCGGACGTCAGCTTCGAGGACCTCCATCTCTCTGAACCCCTCCGGCGTGCCATCGCCGAACGGGGCTATACCCACCCCACCCCCGTGCAGGCCAAGGCCTTCAAGCCTGTCATGGAGGGCAGGGATCTCATCGTCCGCAGCAAGACGGGCACGGGCAAGACGGCCGCATTCGGACTGCCCCTGCTGGAGAAGATTCCCGCCGACGAGCGGCGCGTGCGCGCCCTCATCCTGTGCCCCACGCGCGAGCTGGCCCTGCAGGTGGCCGACGAGCTGCGGGAGCTCGGCAAGCACAAGGGCGTGAAGGTGGCGGCCATCTACGGCGGCGCCTCCATGAAGCAGCAGGAGGACGCGCTGGAGGACGGCACGCCCATCATCGTCGGCACGCCGGGGCGCGTGTTCGACCATATCGGCCGTGGCAACCTGAAGCTGGACGGGTGTGACCACGCGGTGCTGGACGAAGCCGACGAGATGCTCAACCAGGGCTTCTACGAGGAAGTCACGCGCATCCTCGACAGGCTTCCGAAGAACCGGCAGGTGCTGCTGTTCAGCGCCACGGTGCCCACGGACATCCAGAACCTGATTGCCCGCTACACCACCGACGCCGAGACGCTGCTCTTGTCCGGCGACGTGTTCACCGTCGAGCACATCCACCACATCCGCTACGACGTGTCGGATGCCTTCCCCAAGCCGCGCAACCTCATCTACGTGCTGGAGAAGACCGAGCCCCCCAACGCCATCATCTTCTGCAACACGCGGGATGACACGGCGCTGGTGACCGCGGTGCTCAACCGCAACGGCTTCGACGCGGAGCTGCTCAACGGAGACCTGCCGCAGAAGGAGCGCGAGCGGGTGATGGGCAAGGTGAAGCGCGGGGAGGTGGCCTTCATGGTGGCCACGGACATCGCCGCGCGCGGCATCGACATCTCCGGGCTGGAGTACGTCATCAACTACTCGCTGCCCGAGGATCCGGCGGTGTACCTGCACCGCGTGGGCCGCACCGGCCGCATCGGCAACAAGGGCACCGCCATCAACCTCTTCTCCGGCCGCGAGCTGGCCACGTACACCACGCTGGAGAAGAAGTACGGCATCAAGTTCGACAAGCAGGAGATGCCCGCCCCCGAGGAGGCGATGCGCCTGTGGACCGAGCGCCACGTGCGCGAGCTGCGCGAGGGGGCCTCGGGCTCCATCTTCGAGGGCTTCCTGCCCCTGGCCGCCCAGCTCAAGCAGCGCCCGGACGCCGATGACCTCGTCGCGTTCCTGCTCAAGTACTTCTTCAGCCACCTGCGCATGGAGAAGGCCCAGGCGGCGCAGGAGCCCGAGCGCCGGGAGGCCCCCGAGCGCAAGTTCGAGGGCCGGCGCGAGGGACGCGAAGGCCGGGAGGGCCGCGAAGGGCGCGAGGGCCGCAAGGACCGCGAGCGCGGCCGGGAGCGCGGAGAGCGGAGCGAGCGGGAGCGCGCGCCCCGCACCGAGCACGCCGAGCGGCATGCCCGTCCTCCTCGCCGGGATGAGCCCCGGCGCGGCAGCGGCAGCAGCGGCGGCAGCGGCGGCGCGTCGCTGGAGCCAGGCCCGGGCGAGGCCAAGCTGTGGGTGAACCTGGGCACCGCGGATGGCCTGGGGCCGGGCAGCATCGCCACGGCGCTGGAAGACGCGGGCGCCCCCGTGGGCAAGGTGGTGCGCGCGGAGCTGCGCCCCACGTTCGCCTACGTGTTCGTCGCCGAGGAAGACTGCGCGGCCTTCGAGACCCTCAACGGCAAGCAGCAGGGCACCAAGACGCTGCGGGTGGAGAAGAGCCGCCCCCGGAGCGAGCGCCCCGAGGGCGCGGCGCGTCCGCCCCCTTCGCCCGACGCCGGTCCCGGCGAGGTGAAGCTGTGGACCAACCTGGGCATGGATGACGGGCTGGACGAGGCGAAGTTCACCGCGGCGCTGGAGGCCGCGGGAGCCCCGGCCGGCAAGGTGCTCAAGGCCCTGCTCCGCCCCACCTACGGCTATGCCTACGTGGCCGAGGCGGATGCCCCCGCGTTCGAAGGCCTCAACGGCAAGCTGCACGGCGAGAAGGCGCTCAAGCTCGAGCGCCACCGGCCCCGCGGGGCGCGCGACGACCGGCGCCGCGAGCGCCGGGAGGAGCCGCCCGAGGTGCCTGGGCAGACCCGCCTGTGGGTGAACCTGGGCAAGCAGGACGGGCTCGATGACGCGGGCCTCACCGCCGCGCTCGAGGGCGCAGGGGCGCCGGCGGGCAAGATGGCCCGCGTGGAGCTGCGGCAAACCTACGCCTACATCTTCGTCGCCGACGAGGACGCCGCCGGCTTCGAGGCCACCCATGGCAAGCAGCACGGCGAGAAGACCCTCAAGCTCGAACGTGCCAAGAAGCGCTGA
- a CDS encoding sigma-70 family RNA polymerase sigma factor, whose protein sequence is MANGRKRTNGTASRPRAKRPGTSEPQAGAPQEAEEQEAEAVDPESLEPAPEELEEVDAEAEELGAPPARTLVPSSDAGLARKDPLQAYMAEVTRHPLLKREEEYALAKNYQQTGDVRAAYRLVASNLRLVVKLAHEYHRNPLSLLDLVQEGNIGLMQAVKKYDPDRGVKLSSYAAWWIRAYILRYIMDNWKMVKLGTTEAQRKLFFKLRQEQEKLIAQGFEPSPKLLAERLNVTEQDVVEMDQRLGHDEMSIDAPVGDESRASRADRLLPSSAVGAEERLGNEQLKELFREKLAEFAQSLEGKERYIFEHRLTADEPLTLQDIGDKYGVSRERARQIEAALINRMREFMRERIPDFDLVAVPKG, encoded by the coding sequence ATGGCGAATGGGAGGAAGAGAACCAATGGAACGGCCTCCCGGCCCCGCGCGAAGCGGCCGGGAACCTCCGAACCGCAGGCCGGGGCCCCCCAAGAGGCCGAGGAGCAGGAGGCCGAGGCCGTTGACCCCGAGTCCCTGGAGCCCGCTCCCGAGGAGCTGGAGGAGGTGGACGCCGAGGCCGAGGAGCTGGGGGCGCCCCCCGCCCGGACCCTGGTGCCCTCCTCGGACGCGGGGCTGGCACGCAAGGACCCCCTCCAGGCCTACATGGCCGAGGTGACGCGCCACCCCCTGCTCAAGCGGGAAGAAGAATACGCGCTTGCCAAGAATTACCAGCAAACCGGGGATGTGCGGGCGGCCTACCGGCTCGTGGCGTCCAACCTGCGGCTGGTGGTGAAGCTGGCCCACGAGTACCACCGCAACCCGCTGTCCCTGTTGGATTTGGTCCAGGAGGGCAACATCGGGCTGATGCAGGCGGTGAAGAAGTACGATCCGGACCGGGGGGTGAAGCTCAGCTCCTACGCCGCGTGGTGGATTCGCGCCTACATCCTCCGCTACATCATGGACAACTGGAAGATGGTGAAGCTGGGGACGACGGAGGCCCAGCGGAAGCTCTTCTTCAAGCTGCGCCAGGAGCAGGAGAAGCTCATCGCCCAGGGGTTCGAGCCCAGCCCGAAGCTGCTCGCCGAGCGGCTCAACGTCACCGAGCAGGACGTGGTGGAGATGGACCAGCGGCTGGGGCACGACGAGATGTCCATCGACGCGCCGGTGGGGGACGAGAGCCGGGCCTCGCGCGCCGACCGCCTCCTGCCGTCCTCGGCGGTGGGGGCCGAGGAGCGCCTGGGCAACGAGCAGCTCAAGGAGCTGTTCCGGGAGAAGCTGGCCGAGTTCGCCCAGTCGCTGGAGGGCAAGGAGCGCTACATCTTCGAGCACCGCCTCACCGCCGACGAGCCGCTCACGCTTCAGGACATTGGCGACAAGTACGGGGTGAGCCGCGAGCGGGCCCGGCAGATCGAGGCCGCGCTCATCAACCGGATGCGCGAGTTCATGCGCGAGCGCATCCCGGACTTCGACCTGGTGGCCGTGCCCAAGGGCTGA
- a CDS encoding beta-ketoacyl synthase N-terminal-like domain-containing protein produces the protein MRRVGIFGWGVVAPRSRDIDAFERNLSSAESWLSAFNGFGPDNFLVGMPEFDFAEYKPWIDARFPPNRFTQLEKKAGQPTRYAIGAFIQALKQNPGLEQELQSLGIRTHVYVGTGLGDLPTIHDITLTLHRAQRRWDRFWAEPARNAALRQWLETKAPRPGLPPAPETVDVVERDEAEEAWWHYWAGQSPELREYLAELKEIEGLGVEGDVESAKLAVIKEKRTRSARLQKKWSTPEPPWNSVSANLLWNIHNAPAAQISMLGKLTGMTFAPVAACSSFGYGLKLAMDAIHRGDAKAVVLGMADPPPHPLTVGGFYNARVVAADATVSKPLTALRGTHISGGAVMWIVGDLEHFTAKGFKPLGMEPLTVGVSADADHIITPSQEGPTLAIHEALSRAGCTPAQMGTWDLHATATPGDFLEVQTLRGLFPESVLVTARKGTFGHGMAVGGGWELTAQYLGYARGSLFPTPLREGELNREIGKVHSRFVYDQGAPVPEGFAGKLSMGVGGINACVISRPWR, from the coding sequence GTGCGCAGAGTGGGAATCTTCGGCTGGGGTGTTGTGGCTCCTCGCTCCCGGGACATCGACGCTTTCGAGCGGAACCTGTCGTCCGCCGAGAGCTGGCTGTCGGCGTTCAACGGCTTCGGCCCGGACAACTTCCTCGTGGGGATGCCCGAGTTCGACTTCGCCGAGTACAAGCCGTGGATCGACGCGCGCTTCCCCCCCAACCGCTTCACGCAGCTCGAGAAGAAGGCCGGCCAGCCCACCCGGTACGCCATCGGCGCGTTCATCCAGGCGCTCAAGCAGAACCCGGGCCTGGAGCAGGAGCTGCAGTCCCTGGGCATCCGCACCCACGTCTACGTGGGCACCGGCCTGGGCGACCTGCCCACCATCCATGACATCACCCTGACGCTGCACCGCGCCCAGCGGCGGTGGGACCGGTTCTGGGCGGAGCCCGCGCGCAACGCGGCGTTGCGCCAGTGGCTGGAGACGAAAGCGCCCCGGCCGGGCCTGCCGCCCGCCCCCGAGACGGTGGACGTGGTGGAGCGGGACGAGGCCGAGGAGGCCTGGTGGCACTACTGGGCCGGCCAGTCCCCGGAGCTGCGCGAGTACCTCGCCGAGCTGAAGGAGATTGAGGGGCTGGGCGTGGAAGGGGACGTGGAGTCCGCCAAGCTCGCCGTCATCAAGGAGAAGCGCACCCGCAGCGCCCGGCTCCAGAAGAAGTGGAGCACCCCCGAGCCGCCGTGGAACTCGGTGTCCGCCAACCTCCTGTGGAACATCCACAACGCCCCGGCGGCGCAGATCTCCATGCTGGGCAAGCTCACCGGCATGACGTTCGCGCCCGTGGCGGCCTGCTCCTCCTTTGGCTACGGGCTGAAGCTGGCCATGGATGCCATCCACCGGGGCGATGCCAAGGCGGTGGTGCTGGGCATGGCGGATCCGCCGCCGCACCCGCTCACCGTGGGCGGCTTCTACAACGCCCGCGTCGTGGCCGCGGATGCCACCGTCTCCAAGCCCCTCACCGCCCTGCGCGGCACGCACATCTCGGGCGGCGCGGTGATGTGGATCGTCGGGGACCTGGAGCACTTCACCGCCAAGGGCTTCAAGCCCCTGGGCATGGAGCCCCTCACCGTGGGCGTCTCCGCGGACGCCGACCACATCATCACCCCCTCGCAGGAGGGCCCCACCCTGGCCATCCACGAGGCGCTCTCCCGCGCGGGCTGCACCCCCGCGCAGATGGGCACGTGGGATCTCCACGCCACCGCCACCCCCGGGGACTTCCTGGAGGTGCAGACGCTGCGCGGCCTGTTCCCCGAGTCGGTGCTCGTCACCGCCCGCAAGGGCACCTTCGGCCACGGCATGGCCGTGGGCGGCGGCTGGGAGCTGACGGCCCAGTACCTGGGCTATGCGCGCGGCAGCCTCTTCCCCACCCCGCTCCGGGAGGGCGAGCTCAACCGGGAGATCGGCAAGGTGCACAGCCGCTTCGTCTACGACCAGGGCGCGCCGGTCCCCGAGGGCTTCGCCGGCAAGCTCTCCATGGGCGTGGGCGGCATCAACGCCTGCGTCATCTCCCGCCCCTGGCGGTGA
- a CDS encoding molecular chaperone DnaJ has protein sequence MRSAWKQAEAGDVAGARREAHRILATPTSPPEDRAQAGELLRRTQTPRALYGFALLALGLLVLLVTLALSRY, from the coding sequence ATGCGTTCGGCCTGGAAGCAGGCGGAGGCCGGGGACGTCGCGGGCGCACGCCGGGAGGCCCACCGCATCCTGGCCACCCCCACCAGCCCCCCGGAAGACCGGGCCCAGGCCGGGGAGCTGCTGCGCCGGACCCAGACGCCCCGGGCCCTCTACGGGTTCGCCTTGCTGGCCCTGGGCCTCCTCGTGCTGCTCGTCACGCTGGCGCTCTCGCGCTATTAA
- a CDS encoding DUF4159 domain-containing protein, producing the protein MTARRVTRRNLLLGTAALGTLLARRASAFGEKSRFIPAVARHGGTWDTRLSGLRRIAWELQRRTSVEVLPEARPFELSSPELFEYPFLYFGGEGGFPPLKPAEVENLRRYLTFGGFLLADANDGSDGDGFDASFRRELARILPQSPLTDVPSSHVVFKSFFLLDAAPGRFLNKPQMMAATLGKRAAVMYSQNDLAGAWSRGEGGDYEFDVTPGGEPQRELAIRVGINLLMYALCLDYKDDAVHLPLILNKRR; encoded by the coding sequence ATGACCGCGCGGCGTGTAACCCGTCGAAACCTCCTGCTCGGCACGGCCGCGCTCGGCACCCTCCTGGCGCGCCGGGCCTCGGCCTTCGGTGAGAAGAGCCGCTTCATTCCGGCCGTGGCCCGGCATGGCGGCACCTGGGACACGCGCCTGTCGGGGCTTCGCCGCATCGCCTGGGAGCTGCAGCGGCGCACCTCCGTGGAGGTGCTGCCCGAGGCGCGCCCCTTCGAGCTGAGCAGCCCCGAGCTCTTCGAGTACCCCTTCCTCTACTTCGGGGGCGAGGGCGGCTTCCCGCCGCTGAAGCCCGCGGAGGTGGAGAACCTCCGGCGCTACCTGACGTTCGGCGGCTTCCTGCTGGCGGATGCCAACGACGGCAGCGACGGGGATGGGTTCGACGCCAGCTTCCGCCGCGAGCTGGCGCGCATCCTGCCGCAGAGCCCCCTGACGGACGTGCCCTCCTCGCACGTCGTCTTCAAGAGCTTCTTCCTGCTGGACGCGGCGCCCGGCCGGTTCCTCAACAAGCCGCAGATGATGGCCGCCACGCTCGGCAAGCGCGCCGCGGTGATGTACTCGCAGAATGACCTGGCCGGGGCCTGGAGCCGCGGCGAGGGCGGCGACTACGAGTTCGACGTCACCCCGGGCGGCGAGCCGCAGCGGGAGCTGGCCATCCGCGTGGGCATCAATCTGCTCATGTATGCCCTCTGCCTGGATTACAAGGACGATGCCGTCCACCTTCCTCTCATCCTCAACAAGCGGCGCTGA